GTCGATCTCCTCCTTTTTGATCAGGTACAAAAGGAGGTCCAGAGGGCCTTCGAAAATCTCAAGTCTGACTTTGTAGTCGGTATCTTCCACGCGCCGAGATAGACCGGAGAACCGGCCAAGGCAACCCGGGAGGACGAGTATTCTGCCCGGCGGGTGTTTCCGGCCTTAGCGCCTGACACCTTTCCGCACCGCGCCCACCAGCAGCACCAGATTGCGAACGAATTGCTGGTTCGCCTCGGCGAAGTTTGCTTTGGGCCGTCTCTGGGGGTCCATGCCCTGATTCATCCAGCCGCTGCCGCCACCCAGCGCGATCACCCAGCCAAACCCATGCGGCACCACGGCCAGACAGGGCTCGTCGCCGAGGAAGGCCAGCGCGAGCGCTTTGCGATTCGTCAGCTTCAAGGTCGTCCCATGACATGGGTAAAGCATTTCCAGCTCATGCAGCAGCGGATGCTCGCGATCCTGCTCCAACTGGGACGGGCGGATTTGTGTCCCTGGCACCGTCGCCGGCCGGTCATTGAAGGTCATGCCGAACTGCGTCAGCAGCGGATTGTAAAAGGGCAGGGCTTCTCCTTTTCCAAGTTCGGCACTGCCGGCGATCACCAACAAGAAACCACCGCGAAACACATGGTCCTCCAGCAGCTTGAGCATCTCGGGTGAGAAGGCCTGCGGGGTCATGTTGCCGCTCAGCCTGCCATTCAGAATGATCAGATCATAGGGCTTCAGTCCCTCCTTGCTCAGGTTCTCGGGGCTGCCAAACACCGTCGCGGAGTCCTCCACCAGCGCCCCCTCCTCGCCCAGCACGGTCTTCAGAATGAGCTGGCTGAAATTGAAGCGCAGGTCCTTCAGGGTGGCCTCATGGTGCATCGTCTCCAGCAGCACGCGGATCGCCGGCTTGTTTCCTGTGGCGGCGGCAGGCTGCTCCACTTGCGCATCAACGGCCTCCGGGCTGGCAATCCACGCGACGGCCAAAAGCATCAATCGGACTCTTTTCATGTCAGCCATTTTGATCTGGCCACCCCATCTCTGTAAAGCCTGTTCATCATTTCCGCCTCAGCCTCACTGCCCGCACATCCGCCAGTTCCTGCTTCAACGCTCCTTCCGGCCGCATCAGCAGGGATTGCACACCCGCCTTGAGCTTGATCGTGCCCGCTGACTGCTCTTTGAAGCTCTCATAGCCGCCCGTGGCCTGCACCACACCTTTCACACTCGCGTTTTCGGCCTCGACGACATACGCGTCGCCAGCGGAGGCTTCATCTGCCGCCAAGGTCACCAGCACCTCGTAGTCCCCCTCTGTCGGCACTCGGATCAACCACTCCGCCATGTCCGTGTCGATGCGCCAGGGCGCGAGCACATTCAGCGAGGGACGATAGGCCAGTTTCTGGCCGTAGGTCTTCGCCGCGCTGGCAGGAAGCAGCAAAACGCCATCCGCATCGGCCTGGATCGCGTTGCCGTCTTTCACATCCACCTGCATGAGCGTGTCCGCCGTCCAGGGCATCTTGCGTGTCTTGGTCTGCTCACGCACCGCCGCCACTTGAGCGAATTCAATGACACTCGCTTCATTGCCCCAGGCATTGCGCACATAGCTGAGCACATCGGCCAGCTTCGAGTCATCCAGCGCCGGATTCGCGCCCTGGCCGGGCATGGCAAGGTTCCACTTCTGCCGGTTCACCTCGATCTCACCATACAAGCCATGCAAAGCGATGCGGATGAGCCGCTCCGGCTCGCCCGTGGCCCACTCGCTCTCCGCCAACGGCGGTGCCACGTTGGGGATGCCGTAGCCGGTCGGTTGATGACAAAGACCGCACACGCTTTGATACACCAGCGCACCACGCTCGATCTGCTTCTGCGCGGCAGCGCTCAGCGGTTGCTTGCGGTTCAAAGTCACCACGTTCTCCGCACCCGGCCACGTCAGGCACATGCGCAGACGCTGGAGCCGTTCACGCGCAGCAATCTCGCGATTCGTGGCCAGTTCATCGAGAAACTTCGGTTTCTCCGTCAGCGTCACCGGCTTGATCTGGCGTGGATCATTCGGTTGTGTCGCCAGAAGGCCATCCACCAGCGCCTCGCGCTGCCAGTTCGCCACTCGCTCGATGCGAGTGACTACCGCACCATGCTGATCGTCCATGCAGATGAGTTGGGTGAGCAATCGCAGCGTCTCGCGCCGATGTGCCGACTCCTTCTGCCAATCCTCACGTTTCAGCAGCAGATCCAGCATCGCCGTCTCCGCGCCATGCAGCCCCGTCATCACCGCGATGCGGTTCAAGTCATCCTCATGATGCGTCAGATGCTCAGCAAGGAGCGGCAGCGTCTTGCGATCCCCCTTCGCGCTGATCGCCAAGGCGGCGTGGAGCTTCACGAGAGGATCTTCATCTGGGTTCAACAAGGAATAGAGCCGTCCTCTGCTGAAGCGGGCTACCGCAGCCCGCACTCGCACATCCTCATGAATGACGGCCATGACGAGGTGCTCCTCTTTCAAGGCCTTCAGACCATCCAGTGTCCAAAGCGCATGCAACATCTGCATGGCCGGTGGATTCACCTTTTGAATCACCTTCTCCAGCAGCGGCACCGCCGCTGCATCTCCGCGCTCCACCAGCAGCCGCTGCGCCGTGTTCCGCTGCCACCCATTCGGATGTCCGAGCGCTTCCACCAACTCTCCATCACTCCATTTCTCCATTCCGACTCTCCGCTCTTTGCCCTCCGCCCTCGGCGTGTCACTCACGATCCGCCAGATGCGCCCGTGATCATTGCCTTCGTAGAGTTTGCGCTGCTCGATCTGCTTCGTCAGCCACGGCACGATGAAAATAACGTGCTCGATGATGCCGTGATACATGTCGGCAAGATAAAGCGCGCCATCGGGACCGACGCGGGCATTCACCGGGCGGAAACGCTCGTCGGTGCTGGCGATCAACTCCTGTTCAGGCGGAAAGAAGCGCGTCGCTTGTGGAGCGATGCCCTTCGTGAGCTTCAACGTGCCGACCAAATGTCCCGCCGAGTCCGGCACGAACACGTTGCCGTGCATCTCTGGTGGAAACTGATCCCCATCGTAGTAGCAGGTGCCGGACACGATGGTGTAGGTGCGCAGGCGGCCATCATCGCGCAGCTCCAGGGCCCCGAGCGTCACCGCCGGTGTCACGCGGATGGGAAAGCACTCCGCCGCGTCCTTTGCCACGTTCACATTCACGCCGAAGCTGCCACGACCGCCACGCTGAGCCAGCTTCGCCAGATTCGGATGCCGCAGGATCACCTCCGCCGGGAGCAGGTCCATGTGCATGGCGCTGTTTTCGTAGCAGGAGATGAAGCGACCCGTTTCATCAAAGCTCACGCCGAATTGTCCGCGATGCAGCGTCGGCTCGTCGATGAGTTTGCCGTCCTGCCATTGATAGCGATGCGGCCAGTCCGCGCAGTGCAGCCAGTTGTCGATGCCTCGGCGCAAGCCATTCGCCGTGTGCTGCGGATTCCCACCCACGCCCATCGTGCCGACTTCGGTGCGCTGGTCGCAGCGCAGATCGCCATCTTTGTCCTCGCAGAACCACAGCTTCGGTGGCTCCTGGAGCAGGATGCCGCCCTTCACGAAGGCAAAACTGCGCGGCATCACCAGCTTGTCGAGAAACACCGTGCTCTTGTCCGCCTTGCCATCACCATCCGTGTCCTCCAGCACCACCACGCGGCAGATCGGATCGCCCTCGCCGCTGCCCTGCACATCGCGCATGTAGCCTTGGTATTCGACCACCCAGATGCGCCCCGCGGGATCAAACTCAAAGAAGATCGGGCACTGCACCATCGGCTCACACGCCACCAGCTCCGCGCGGTAGCCCGGTGCCAGCTTGAACGTCTTCGCTTCGTCTTCTGCCGAAAGCACCGGCGCAGGCGGCACCTGGATGCGCTTCAGCAATGCCTCGCCCTTCTCCCAGTCTGCCCAGCCGGTCAGCGCCGATGGGGGACGTGATCGCGGACGATCGGCGGGAACCGTGCCGGTTTGTGCGAGGACTGGTTGGGTGAGCAGGACAACGAGCAGAAACGAGCGGAGCGGCATGACGAAACTACGCACCCAGTCGTGGCGGCCTTCCCTGGTCTCTATCGTCTCTCCTGAACACTCTGGCCACGATGTGAGGTTATGTTGCCCATGATGTGAGGTCATATTGCCCACGACATGGGGTCATGTTGCCCACGATATGGGGTCATGTTGCCCTCGACATGGGGTCATGTTGCCCTCGACATGGGGTCATGTTGCCCACGATATGGGGTCATGTTGCCCACGATATGGGGTCATGTTGCCCACGATATGGGGTCATGTTGCCCGCGATATGGGGTCATGTTGCCCGCGATATGGGGTCATATTGCCCGCGATATGGGGTCATACTGACCAAGATATGAGGTCATATTCGGCAAACATGAGCTCATCTTTGAGAAAAGGAGGCTGAATCCACCCCTTGTTGCGACTGGAGGCGGGGTTGTTGAGATTTCAGGGCCAGCCGCTTGCTGGGCACTTCCGTTTGGAGTAACCCAACGAACACCATGCAACCTCATCGCCTTGCCCCTTTGGTAGCCGTGGCTGCTTTCATCGGTGCAGCATCGTTGCCTTACGGCTACTATCAGTTCTTGCGGGTCGTGGTCTGTTCCTGGGCTGTCTGGGCGCTGGTAGAATCGTGGAAGACGGAAAAGGGCGTTATGCGGTGGCTCTTGATTGGGATGGCTCTGCTGTTTAATCCCATTCGCCCCATGCATTTCACCAAAGCGGTCTGGGCATGCATGGACGTTGCCACAGGTGCGGCGCTTCTATGGTATTGGAATCGAGGCGCTACGAAACAGCGGGAATAGATCATCCAGGCACTGATGCCTCATCACCGCTTAGTTCGATGATCTCCTCCTTCAGCCGTTCCGCCTCCGCCTTGAGCTGTTCTACTTCCTGGGAGATGCCTTCAGCCTGCTTCGCAATGATCTGGTCAAACGCTTCCGGCTCCTGTTCGATGATCTGATACAACTCGTAGCTGGTGCTTTCTTTGAGCGCAGCGGTGGCTTCGATGACGGCAATAATTTCGGCCTCCAGGCTGTGGAGGAGCTTTTGCAGTTGGTCGAGTTCGTCCGTGTCACCGAGATCAATCGCCGTCCAGCCCTGGCGCAGGATGTAGCCGGCGGGATCATCGGCAATCTGTCGCAGCGTCTCCAGATCGCCGCTGTCTTTGGCCGTGTTGATGGCTTCCGTCAGCTTAGTGTAGGTCGTCTGCTTCTCAGGATCATCCGCGAAGCGGTCCGGGTGAAACAGCTTCACCAGCTTGCGCCACAGGATCTTCACCTCGGATTCCTCCTCGTCGGACAGCCGCCGCTTGGATTCCATTTCGGCTTCTGTGTCCTTGTATTCCTGCTGGGTGCGGGCATCGGCCTCATTGTATTCATCACGCACCCGTTCCGCTTCTTCCTCGCCCTCACTGAGCAGGGTGTTGAGAAAGGTGCGGCGATAGCTCACCACCAGCCGCAGTCGATCGCGTTCTTCAAAATGTCGCCGCAAGCGCTGGAACACCCTGGCGTGCAGCGCGGTGACGTGGTTCTTCTCAGACGTGTAGGCGGCTTCCAACTCTGCAAGACGGGCGCGAGAGGTGGCGATCAGGCCACGCAGCCGCTGCAAGCTGGGGTGAACGTAGATGATGATCCCTTCGGCGTGCGTCTCGGCATCCGGGCTGGCTTCATCGTCCTCGGTGGCAACAAATAGCGCCTCGTCCGCATCGCGCGGCCCTTTTTCAAGTTCGCGCAGATACCAGCGGCCCATGCCCGCGCTTTTCGCATTGGTGGAACCCGCCAGCCATTCCAGCCACTCGCGCAGTTCGGGATTCTTGCGCGCATCGTGGATGGACTTGCCCTTGTGCTTCCCGAAGGTCAGACGCGAGGGATACCATTCCTCATGTGCGTAGTCGGCCAGCTTCTCCCAGGTATCCAATCCGCGCTGTTTGGCGATGAGGCAGAGAACCTGCGTAAATAAATCTGCCACCGTTAGTACATCACCCAAAGCACTGTGCGCGCCGCGCTCTGGCAGATGGTAATACTGCCGCAGGGTTTCCAGCTTGCAGTTGCCCGCAGGCACCGGATCAAGCAGACGATGAGCCAGACGCAGCGCGCAAAAGCCAGCACTGCCGATGGGCGCGATCTTCAAACGTGCCCACTCCGGCTTGAGCACCTGCTCCAGGTCGTAGTCGAGGTTGTAGGCGACGAGGGGGAGGCCGTTCACATAGTCAGCAAAGGCGGCATGGACCGCAGCCGCAGGCTCACCGTCGCGTTCCAGGATTTCGCGGGTGTAGCCATGCACGCGCGCGGCGTCCGGCGGGATGTCCACGTTTTGGTTGAGCAGCTTGCGGAACGGCTCACCGATGGGTTCCCAGCCCCGCATCCGTTGCGCTGCCAGCTCCACGACGTGAATCGGTGCGGCAAAACCGGTCGTTTCGGTGTCGAGGATGATCCAGTCGGTGTGCTGCATGATCAGAAGTGCTGGTCGGGGCGTTGGATCAGGCGGGTTTTGTCCTTGTCGTAAGAGAGATTTTCCAATTTACCCAACGGACGGATGTCCAATTCGGTGAATTGGTTGTTTTCACAGAATAGGTTTGAGAGCAGCGGAACAGGGGAGAGATCAAGAGTACGCAGGTGATTGTGGCTGCACGACAGCCTCGTGAGCAAGGGAACGACAGAAAGATCAAGCGAGCGCAGTTGATTGTGGCCGCACGACAACTCCGTGAGCAATGGAAGTGCGGACAGATCAAGCAAAGTGAGTTGGTTTCTATCGCATTCAAGTTCTGTGAGTAGAGGAACATCTGCGAAGTCTAGTTCGGTGAGTTGGGGACTATTGCTGTAACACAGCGATGTGAGCTGAGGAACAGCAGAGAGATCAAGCGAACGCAGTTGATTGCTGCTGCACGACAACCTCGTGAGCAACGGAACGACAGAGAGGTCAAGCGAACGCAGTTGATTGAAATCGCACCACAGCTCCGTGAGCAACGGAACGGCGGCGAGTTCAAGCGAACGCAGTTCATTGTGACCGCACCCCAGCTCCAAGAGCTGAGGAACCACAGAAAGATCGAGCGAAGTCAGTCTGTTTGTAAAGCAGTATAGTTGCTTGAGCATCGGAACGGATGAGAGATCCAGTTTCGTGAGATAGTTGCTGGTACATGATAGGTAGTTTAGCTGTGGAACGGTTGAGAGATCCAGGCTGAATAGGCCCATGGTGTCACATGACAGATCTTGAAGATCCGGCAGCGGAAGAAACAAGTGTTGTGCCACCGGCATATATCCCCACTCCACATGGAATTTGATGGATTGAATCACAAGCCCATTCACCCATTCAAAGGACTTCAGCGGCATCAAAAGCATATCCCAGCCAAGCCGTAAGATACGCCCGTTCGCAAATTGTGTGATTGGTTTCGGAATAAGCCGATCCAATTGTGTGTTTGGTTTTGGAATAAGCCGATCCATCACCGTCTCAGGCTCCAATTCAAGAGCTGTCGCCCAAAGCAAAATCTGCCGATAATCGGGCTCGCATAATTCATGTTCGCCGATCCTGAATCGGGCAACCAGTGCCGCGCTCGCATTCTCGGCGGTTCGTGACAAAGCCAACGCCCCGCTCACCATCTCCGCCACAATCCGTCCGCCCTGTGGCCGCGCAAGCGCAAGGCCGCTGCCAGGATGGAGTATGAGTGGCAGCTTTTCGTCGGGCATGAATGGGAGCTGATTTAGAAGTGGGCAGGTGCATGCATCAAGCGGAACTGCTGGTTGAGTGAATATTCGACCCTTGCGGCAAAGTTGAGGCGTTTGAAGATGCTGACTGGCCGATCTTCGGCCACCAACGAGTCAAGAGATTGCGAATTACACAAGACCTCAGTCCAAGCAGTACTTGTCGCTTCCGACTGGGATGGTGTTCGATGGCAATCCCTGCCAGCGAACGCAAACCATCATTCGAGTATCGAAAAATCGGGCCGCCACTCATACCCCCTAGTCGTCTAATATCAAAGTTTGGTGGCAGGCTCTTTTTGATTTCTCCCGGCTCAAACATCAATGGCAAATACCAGGTCGGATGCGCCCGAGTTTGCCGAGTTTGAAACTTGTGGGTCTTCTTTGCGGGAAATTCTACCGCATTTGCTTCAAGGGTTCCGTTAACCGTGTCCACCTCATTATGATGTCCTAGAAACCCAAACACTCCAAAATCATCGGACAAATCTTCTGCCATCGGACCTTCGATGGCACCTTCTGGAATAAATAATGTCCGCGCAGAGAGGTTTGCGACCTCGTTTGGCTGGAGCAAAACGACCGCAAAATCCACCGGATCATTCACGCGGTCGACTCCAGGTGGAAGTTGGGTTGTAAGAACTGATCGGTCGATGTGAAACACCTGATTACCACCCACAAACAGATTGTGCGCGCCCTCCTTATCAAAGCAGTGAGCGCAAGAGATCATCAAATGTTCATCTTGGTATTGGATCAACGTCCCCGTTCCAACGGAGTCCAAAGCGTCACCAAGGTCTCGGTAGAGGGGCACTGCCGATGGCCTGTGGTTAATGAGTGAATATCCGCTGCGCATTGTCAGAAGGTGGCTGTGCTGAGTCACCACTCACCGATTTTCGGTTCAAACGCAACATTCAGGCGTTGAGGCGCGATGATGAGCCGGTGCAAAGGATAAAGAAAAGTGAGGAGGAAACTTGGTGGTCAGAAAATCCTTCCGTTTCAGAACCATATCAGGTAAGAATGCTGAAAATCCGGTGTTGCGCTTTCATATGAAACATAAATCACAGCAGCCAGATCCTCCCCTGCACCGGCTGACACTTCGGTTTGACCGCAAGCAAATACGCTGGGTGGTCATAGTTAACGGAGAATGCTTGAAGACGTTCGCGACACACATGGATGCAGAGAACTACTGCATCAAAAAGTTAGGCCAGTGTCCTGTCACAGTCAGGCACCCGAAGACACAGCACCAGGAGTTGCCACACAGCAGCGTCTGGACAGGCGCGCCTTGGGATCGGTCCTTCGATCAGAAATGAAGCCTCGCCGCCAAATCGAAGCGTTAATTTTACTCGCGGAGCATACTGAATCCTGAGATGAGCACCACTTCTTACCGCACGGTATTCATTGAGACATACCCATTCTCTGGCAGCGGCTCATGTCATTCCGTCAGGGCGCGCCCGCTGGCAGGACAGGGATTCTCGACAGATATGAATGTGGAGTGCTCGTCCACGATGAGGGAGAAACATCCGATCGGGACCATTTTCCGAATTTTGTCCACACTGACGAATCGGGATGGCGGCACTTCGTTTTTGTATTCCCATTACAGTTGGAGGTATTCGATTGTCACGCGCGCAGTGGCGGAGCAGGCCATCGCTTCACCCCCGCAGGAAGATGCGGAGTGAGTGGAAGCCGCGGTCAGGGTGCAAATAATCGACAAATAATCTCTGGGCATTTCATGCCACGCAACAGCCGCATTCTGTCCAAAGACCATCCTACTGAGCCGGACGCACGCGGACAAAGGCGATGCGCGTGCTGACCACGCCGCCGCCGGGTGGCACGGAGAGGCCGAGGCAGTGGACGGTGCCGGGAGGGGAGCGGAGGGCGTCGCCGCGCCATTCTTCGAACTCGTGTTTCGCGCCGGGATAGCGTTCATGGCCGCTGGCGGCGATTTTGAGGGTCTGCTCCAGGCCGGGCTCGATGGGTTTGGCGGTGGAGTGCTTGAGGTGGATGCTCAGACTGGCGCTGTGGCCGGATTCCTCGGCCACCTCGACCTCGAATTGCAGTCCGACGTGGAGTGTCTCCAGCGCGGTGGGCCGCATGCGGAAGGGGGCCTGGGGTTCTGGCGGATCGAACTCGGTGGCGGTCATGTACTCCTCCGCCACTTGCAGGGTGCCACGGATTCCGGCCTGCACGCGCAGCAGGCTGTGCGACTGAAGTTTGGCGGTGCCTTGCTTGAGGCGCTGCTGGGTGAAGGCGGCGAATTCATCGGTCGTCACCGCCTGCCAGTCCTCGGCGTCACTCGCCGGGATCTCGAAGATCAGGGCTTCGACCTCGAAATCGGATGGAATGGCTTTCTTCGCGGCCGTGGTGCCGTCGGCAGGCCGATGCGTGAACAAGAACACGGTTTCATGCTCCGGCAGATCGCCACCGGACATGACGGCGGGAATGTCGGTGACTGCGCACAGATGGGTGCCGGGGGAGGCGTAACCAGCAGCGGCGCTGCGGATGGAGAGCGTCCGAAAGCGCGGCTCCCACATGATGGCCTGCGGCACATCCCGCGCGAGTTTCCACTCCGTGCGGGCGGGTGGTGCCAAGTCCTGCCTGAGATCCATGCCTGCGCCGTCCAGCTCCACACGGGTGCCGACCGGCATCATCGCCCACGCGGAGGGAATGCTGGGCATCTCCGTGGGGTAAACATGCTGGCGTGCGCTGACCAGCCGCCTTCGGACTCCGCCTTTTTCATGGGCCGACAGCACGCATGTCACCACATGGGCTTCGCCACGCCGCACCCGTGCCACCAATTCACGCAGCAGCGTTTCATCTTTCTCCGGCTGGCGGGTGGCCAGCAGGGCCTGCGCTTGGTCATGGTCCAAGGCGATGCCAAGCACCAGCAGCGGCGGCTGGAGAGGCGACCGTGCCGACGGGGAAAAGGGACCCGGCGGGGCAAAGGGGTCCGCAGGAGCCAAGAGATCTGGAGATGGCTGCGACCGGGGTGCAGGCTTGGTCTCGCCCTGCATCTGCTGCAGCACGGTGACGTCCAGCCAGCGTCCTGTGCGCTCCGCGCCCCAGGTCTGATCCGCCGGCGGCAGCATGGCGACGAGATGCGGTGAATCATCGCGGAACGCGACCTCCGCGATGATCTCCTGCTCAAAACGGTCATGCCAGTCCATCCAGCCGTGAATCGCCTTGCCGGTGGGCTTGGAGGTCTTGCGATCATACACATGCAGCCACGAGGTGGGCCACTTCACGGCCAGCGGAGCACGCTGCGCAAAGCTGCTTTTAAACATGATCTCGGCAGCGGCGACCTGAAACTCCAGCCGGGTGCCAGACAGGGCTGTTTCAAAGCTGGCGGGCAGTTGGTATAGCAGGTCATAGTTCGGGCACATCTCCGACGGCAGCCACCATTCGGAACCGGCTTGTGCCTGGGTGCGAATGCCATGCACTGCTGAACTGGTGAGGCGCGAGACAACGCTGGCGCGTCCGGTTGTCACGGCATCCTGCATTCGCTTCACCAACACCGCATCGCTCGGCGTGCCATCCATTAGCCACTCGATCATGTCCATCTCAGGCACGCGATAAATCGTCTGCTGAATTTCCAGCGCCGCCGACCGACTGCTGTCGCCGCCGCCTTGAATAAACACGGCGATCCGCGTATCCGCATCGCCAGCAGGCAGGAAGCTGGTGAGCAGGCGCTCGTCCTTCGACGGCAGCACCTCGCCCTGCCAGCGCAAGCGGTCGAAACGGGGTGCCGTCACGCTGAGCTTGTCACGCTCCGCACCCGTGGCCGCGGTGGCATAAGTCATCGACTGCAACTGCGGCGGCTGGAGATCATGCGTCAAGGCGATGCCCAGCCGTGGTTCGTTGGCATCTGCCGTGGGCGGCACTTTCTTCAGGCGCACTTCAGTGCCGATGAGTTCCTGGATTGTTTTCTCGGCAACAACATCATTGCTGTCCTCCGCAAAGTCCCATTGCGTGACGATGCCGCGCTCCTGGCCGGCACGCAGGACGGTTTCCCCGCTGTTCTTCAACTCACCGGTCAATTCCACCAGCGTCCGTGCCTGCAAGCGCTCGCGCAGCGCCGTCTTGCTCGTGACGTTGGTCATTTCGCGCTGCCAGTCGCTTTCCTTCACGGTCGTGATCGTCACGACAACCTTGTTCGCGGCATCCTGCGCCCTGGCTCCCGGCCAAAAGCCGACGCTGACGAAGAACATGATCCCAACCAACAAGCGCGTGTGCATGCTGCTTGTTTACCCGAGCCACAGGTCGCACGGCAATGTGAATCGCCACCGCCCTCGCTTTTCCGAGCCTTTTCGTTTATCTGAGCGCATCCATGCCCGCGAAGAAGAAAGCCAACGCCAAGCCGCTCACCGGTGCCGCTCTCATCAAAGAGGTGTGCCGTCGTATCCGCGTGGCGCGGAGCTACTGGGACGCGCACAACAACCGCGCCTGCCGGGGCGAGCGTGAGAAGGCGATGGCGCTCTACGAGTCATTGAGCGAGGTGGAACGCGAGAAGGTGCCGCAGGAGCTGCGGGTGTGGCTGCGCTACCGAAGCGAGAAATACTTCGGCGATGACCGCACGCCGCCAGGAGGTGGGAAACGATGAGCGCAGACACGAAGAGTGGACTGCACCCGCGAAACCGATTCCGCACGCGCTACGACTTCCCACAGCTCATCGCGTGCAGTCCAGCACTGGCCGCTTTTGTGAAACCGAACGCGCATGGCGATGACAGCATTGATTACGCCGATTCGCAGGCGGTGAAGGCGCTGAATCAGGCATTGTTGAAGCATGCGTATGGTTTGCAGCATTGGGACATCCCACCCGGTTATCTCTGTCCGCCGATTCCGGGTCGCAGCGACTACCTGCATTATCTGGCGGATCTGATTTTTCTGCAGCGTGGCTCCGAAGTGCGCGTGCTCGACATCGGCACGGGCGCGAACTGCATCTACCCGCTGATCGGGGCCAGTGAGTATGGCTGGAGCTTTGTCGGTGCGGAGATGGATGCAGTGGCACTGCGTTGGGCGAAGAAGATCGTTGCCAGCAATCCCAGCGTTGCGGACTTGATCGAGTGCCGGCTGCAAAAGTCCGCGATGCAGTGCTTTCACGGCATCTTCCAAGAAGGAGAGCGCTTTGACCTGACGATGTGCAATCCGCCGTTTCATGCCTCGGCAGCGGAAGCGGCAGCAGGAACCCAGCGCAAGCTGCGCAACCTTGGCGGGAAGAAGGAGGTGCTTAATTTTGGCGGCAAAGCAGGCGAGTTGTGGTGCGAGGGCGGCGAAGTGGCCTTTATCCGCCGCATGATCGAGGAGAGCGTGGTCTTTGCGCAGAGCTGTGGGTGGTTCACGACGCTGGTTTCCAAAAGCGAGCATCTGCCGCGCCTCGAAAAGACGCTGCGGCAGGTCAAAGCGAGTGAGGTGAAGATCATCGACATGGCACAGGGCCAGAAGAAGAGCCGCATCCTGGCGTGGAGATTTGGCGTGGGTGTTTGATGATGGGAAGATCGGGTGAAGGCGCTCGTAATGGCTTCCCTCATGAAATCGTCTCTCACTCTCCTCTCACTCCTTCTGCTGACCTCCGCGCTGCATGCCGAGGTGAAATTGTCCAAAGTATTCACGCCGCACATGGTGCTGCAACGTGGCATGGCCGTGCCGGTGTGGGGAACGGCGGCTCCAGGAGAGAAGGTGGAGGTTTCCTTCGCCGGACAGACGAAATCGGCCACGGCTGATGACAAGGGCGCATGGCGTGTGAAACTGGATGCGCTCAAGGCCAGCACCGAGCCGCGCACGTTGACGATTGGCAGTCAGAAGATCGACGATGTGCTCGTGGGGGATGTGTGGGTCGGCTCCGGGCAGTCGAACATGGACATGGTCGTGGCGAGCTACACCAAGGACGATCCCGTGCTCGACGCCGCCTCGAAGCAATCCTATCCGCACCTCCGCCTGCTGCGCAAAGACGCCAACGCGACGTGGGAACAGGCCACACCGGAGACGAATCCGAAGTTCAGCGCGCTGCTGTTCTCGTTTGGTTTCGCGTTGCAGAAGGAGATCGACGTGCCGGTCGGTTTGATGGTCGGCGCGGTCGGTGGCACGCCTTCTGGCTTCTGGTTGAGCGAGGAGATGTATCGCAGCGATGCCGCGTGCGCCGAGGCGGTGAAGAAGTTCGCCCCGACCTATGACCACGCCGCGCTGCTGGCGAAGTATGAAA
This genomic interval from Prosthecobacter sp. contains the following:
- a CDS encoding c-type cytochrome, giving the protein MPLRSFLLVVLLTQPVLAQTGTVPADRPRSRPPSALTGWADWEKGEALLKRIQVPPAPVLSAEDEAKTFKLAPGYRAELVACEPMVQCPIFFEFDPAGRIWVVEYQGYMRDVQGSGEGDPICRVVVLEDTDGDGKADKSTVFLDKLVMPRSFAFVKGGILLQEPPKLWFCEDKDGDLRCDQRTEVGTMGVGGNPQHTANGLRRGIDNWLHCADWPHRYQWQDGKLIDEPTLHRGQFGVSFDETGRFISCYENSAMHMDLLPAEVILRHPNLAKLAQRGGRGSFGVNVNVAKDAAECFPIRVTPAVTLGALELRDDGRLRTYTIVSGTCYYDGDQFPPEMHGNVFVPDSAGHLVGTLKLTKGIAPQATRFFPPEQELIASTDERFRPVNARVGPDGALYLADMYHGIIEHVIFIVPWLTKQIEQRKLYEGNDHGRIWRIVSDTPRAEGKERRVGMEKWSDGELVEALGHPNGWQRNTAQRLLVERGDAAAVPLLEKVIQKVNPPAMQMLHALWTLDGLKALKEEHLVMAVIHEDVRVRAAVARFSRGRLYSLLNPDEDPLVKLHAALAISAKGDRKTLPLLAEHLTHHEDDLNRIAVMTGLHGAETAMLDLLLKREDWQKESAHRRETLRLLTQLICMDDQHGAVVTRIERVANWQREALVDGLLATQPNDPRQIKPVTLTEKPKFLDELATNREIAARERLQRLRMCLTWPGAENVVTLNRKQPLSAAAQKQIERGALVYQSVCGLCHQPTGYGIPNVAPPLAESEWATGEPERLIRIALHGLYGEIEVNRQKWNLAMPGQGANPALDDSKLADVLSYVRNAWGNEASVIEFAQVAAVREQTKTRKMPWTADTLMQVDVKDGNAIQADADGVLLLPASAAKTYGQKLAYRPSLNVLAPWRIDTDMAEWLIRVPTEGDYEVLVTLAADEASAGDAYVVEAENASVKGVVQATGGYESFKEQSAGTIKLKAGVQSLLMRPEGALKQELADVRAVRLRRK
- a CDS encoding DUF6804 family protein, with the translated sequence MQPHRLAPLVAVAAFIGAASLPYGYYQFLRVVVCSWAVWALVESWKTEKGVMRWLLIGMALLFNPIRPMHFTKAVWACMDVATGAALLWYWNRGATKQRE
- a CDS encoding exonuclease domain-containing protein; its protein translation is MQHTDWIILDTETTGFAAPIHVVELAAQRMRGWEPIGEPFRKLLNQNVDIPPDAARVHGYTREILERDGEPAAAVHAAFADYVNGLPLVAYNLDYDLEQVLKPEWARLKIAPIGSAGFCALRLAHRLLDPVPAGNCKLETLRQYYHLPERGAHSALGDVLTVADLFTQVLCLIAKQRGLDTWEKLADYAHEEWYPSRLTFGKHKGKSIHDARKNPELREWLEWLAGSTNAKSAGMGRWYLRELEKGPRDADEALFVATEDDEASPDAETHAEGIIIYVHPSLQRLRGLIATSRARLAELEAAYTSEKNHVTALHARVFQRLRRHFEERDRLRLVVSYRRTFLNTLLSEGEEEAERVRDEYNEADARTQQEYKDTEAEMESKRRLSDEEESEVKILWRKLVKLFHPDRFADDPEKQTTYTKLTEAINTAKDSGDLETLRQIADDPAGYILRQGWTAIDLGDTDELDQLQKLLHSLEAEIIAVIEATAALKESTSYELYQIIEQEPEAFDQIIAKQAEGISQEVEQLKAEAERLKEEIIELSGDEASVPG
- a CDS encoding Precorrin-3B methylase; translated protein: MPAKKKANAKPLTGAALIKEVCRRIRVARSYWDAHNNRACRGEREKAMALYESLSEVEREKVPQELRVWLRYRSEKYFGDDRTPPGGGKR